The DNA region TGAGATGGGAGATTTTTCCCAGCATCTGGAGGAGTTTATCCTCTCTTTCTCCCGGCACATCTTCTATCAGGAGGAGGGAATTTTTGCTCGGGAAAGTTCCCTTTCCGAAAAGACGGATCAGAAGGTGGCAAAACTCTTTGACAATTGCCATCAACCACCTCAGGGGAAGAGACTTTGGGATACATTTCTTTTCCTTTTGCAGGAGATGGAGCGAATGGTTTGAGTTATGGAGATAAAGGATTTGGAGAAAAAGGTTAGTGAGAAGAGGAGAAGGTTGGAAGAGATTGAGCAGGAACTATTAAAACCGGAAGTTCAGAAGAAACCCGAACTTTTAGCCCTCCTCTCTCGGGAATATAAGGAGGTGAAGGAGTTATTAGACGACTTTGAAAGGTTAAAGGCGGTGGAGGAGGAATTGAAAGAGATTTCTCGGATTACCGGAGAGGAATGGCAGGAGGTAATAGAGAAGGAGAAGGTTTCCCTCACCGAAGAGAAGGAGAGGCTCTACCAAAAGGTGCTCAGTTATTTTCTTCCCAATGCTTCCAGTTTCCGAAAGAATTGTCTTGTGGAGATCCGAGCCGCGGCTGGGGGAGAAGAGGCAGCGCTCTTTGCCGCCGACCTTTTTCGGATGTATACAAAGTACATTGAGAAACAGAAACTTACCTATTCGGTTCTCTCATCAACCCCTTCGGACCGGGGTGGTTTTAAGGAGATAATTTTTGCGGTTGAAGGAGAAGATGCCTATGATAAACTCCGATTCGAACAGGGGGTCCATCGGGTGCAAAGGGTTCCGATTACGGAGGCGAGTGGCCGGATTCATACTTCTACGGTCACGGTGGCGGTTCTGCCGGAACCGGAGGAGGTGGAGGTAAATATCCGACCGGAGGATTTGAAGATTGATGTCTTTCGGGCTTCGGGTCACGGTGGACAACATTTGCAGATGACAGATTCTGCGGTGCGAATCACCCACCTGCCAACGGGAATTACTGTCACCTGTCAGGATGAGAGGAGTCAACATCAGAATAAGGAGAAGGCGTTGAAGATTCTGAAAGCCCGCCTCTTAGAAAGAGAAAAAAGAAAGAAAGAAGAGGCGATTCTAAGCGAAAGGCGAAAACAGATTGGCCAGGGGGAAAGGGCAGAAAAGATTCGCACCTATAACTTCCCCCAGAATCGGGTAACCGACCATCGGATTAACCTCTCCCTTTATAATTTAGGCGAAATCCTCAATGGAGAATTGGCACCGATCATTAAGGAGTTGAAAAAGAAAGAGATTGAGGAGTTGCTATGCTCCGAGAGTTGAGCAAAATCTATTCCCTTCCTTATGAAGATGTTGAGAACTTATTCCTTTACCATTATAAAATTCCCCGTTATCATCTCTATCTCTCCCCCCACTTATTCCCCCTCACCGAAGAGCTCTCTTTCTTATTAAAGAAGCGGCAGGAGGGCTATCCCATCCAATATCTGACGAAGACCGCCTTCTTTTTAGATTACAAACTTTATGTTGACGAAAGGGTCTTTATCCCCCGACCGGAGACCGAAGGATTGGTGATGTTGGTGGAGAGGGAATTGGGAAAGGAAGAGATAGAAAAAATCTTAGAGATCGGCACTGGTTCTGGTAATCTCGCAATCGGTTTAGCCCGGATTTTTCCCAAGGCGAAAATTTTTGCTACTGATATCTCAGAAGAGGCGCTGGCGGTGGCGGAGATTAACATCCGTCGGTATAATTTGGGAAAAAGGATTCGGTTAATAAAATCTAACCTCTTCACCGCTTCCGAGATTAGGAATTGCTCTTTTGACTTTATTGTCTCCAATCCTCCTTACATCCCTTCCGAGGAGATTTGCCGATTGGCAAGAGAGGTTAGGGATTTTGAACCGCGGATTGCT from candidate division WOR-3 bacterium includes:
- the prmC gene encoding peptide chain release factor N(5)-glutamine methyltransferase gives rise to the protein MLRELSKIYSLPYEDVENLFLYHYKIPRYHLYLSPHLFPLTEELSFLLKKRQEGYPIQYLTKTAFFLDYKLYVDERVFIPRPETEGLVMLVERELGKEEIEKILEIGTGSGNLAIGLARIFPKAKIFATDISEEALAVAEINIRRYNLGKRIRLIKSNLFTASEIRNCSFDFIVSNPPYIPSEEICRLAREVRDFEPRIALDGGEGGFFYIERIIEEGRRFLRRKGRIFLEIDPRHKEKILVLGVNGNFYRDLAGHIRYAVIS
- the prfA gene encoding peptide chain release factor 1; translation: MEIKDLEKKVSEKRRRLEEIEQELLKPEVQKKPELLALLSREYKEVKELLDDFERLKAVEEELKEISRITGEEWQEVIEKEKVSLTEEKERLYQKVLSYFLPNASSFRKNCLVEIRAAAGGEEAALFAADLFRMYTKYIEKQKLTYSVLSSTPSDRGGFKEIIFAVEGEDAYDKLRFEQGVHRVQRVPITEASGRIHTSTVTVAVLPEPEEVEVNIRPEDLKIDVFRASGHGGQHLQMTDSAVRITHLPTGITVTCQDERSQHQNKEKALKILKARLLEREKRKKEEAILSERRKQIGQGERAEKIRTYNFPQNRVTDHRINLSLYNLGEILNGELAPIIKELKKKEIEELLCSES